The Acidobacteriota bacterium genome includes a window with the following:
- a CDS encoding YqgE/AlgH family protein: protein MDDDRPPSPKLAPKLLLSMPQLIEPDFRHTVILLCEHSEDGAWGLVLNRPTGKTAASVVDFVPPLAGDSGIEVWLGGPVEPERGALLLPEEPPGGDVFEVSTGVFVSSSAELLRELIEGPPVANARLLMGYAGWGPQQLDRELTESSWLISDVTRDIVFDTRPAEMWEAAIRRLGVDPAALQTSSGIH, encoded by the coding sequence ATGGATGACGACCGCCCGCCATCGCCGAAACTGGCGCCGAAGCTGCTGCTGTCGATGCCGCAGTTGATCGAGCCGGATTTCCGCCATACCGTCATCCTGTTGTGTGAGCACAGCGAGGATGGCGCGTGGGGACTCGTGCTCAACCGCCCGACGGGCAAGACGGCGGCCAGCGTGGTCGATTTCGTGCCGCCGCTCGCTGGAGACAGTGGCATCGAAGTCTGGCTCGGGGGACCCGTGGAGCCAGAGCGCGGTGCACTGCTGCTTCCCGAAGAGCCTCCGGGAGGGGACGTGTTCGAGGTGAGCACCGGCGTCTTCGTGTCGTCGTCGGCCGAACTGCTGAGGGAGCTGATCGAAGGGCCGCCAGTGGCCAATGCCCGCCTGCTGATGGGCTACGCCGGATGGGGGCCGCAGCAGCTGGACCGCGAACTGACCGAGTCGTCGTGGCTCATCAGCGATGTCACGCGCGACATCGTCTTCGACACCAGGCCCGCCGAGATGTGGGAGGCCGCGATTCGACGGCTGGGCGTTGATCCGGCGGCGCTTCAGACCAGTTCTGGCATTCACTAG